Proteins from a genomic interval of Ramlibacter algicola:
- a CDS encoding cysteine-rich CWC family protein has translation MPADLPDPSRCPLCGGPNGCAMHEQRELCRSLDPCWCTRATFTAELLARVPETAHHRACICAACAASPAR, from the coding sequence ATGCCCGCCGACCTGCCCGACCCGTCGCGTTGCCCACTGTGCGGCGGCCCGAACGGCTGCGCCATGCACGAGCAACGCGAGCTGTGCCGCTCGCTGGATCCGTGCTGGTGCACGCGGGCCACCTTCACCGCCGAGCTGCTCGCGCGCGTTCCCGAAACCGCGCACCACCGCGCCTGCATCTGCGCCGCCTGTGCGGCGTCCCCCGCCCGGTGA
- a CDS encoding DUF1631 family protein — protein MAAFPPLVRSSIEEAIARAPALLERALDHAAAALEEAAESGAVFQRRDWRDAAQELRTGRSAWLRDFAPQLRQVLQQDHAPRGPRIHPSTLTLVDDDTVQQSIESSRLAQAIAGTLEQPLAELDAVMSAALGLEAITPEANPLQPERFTTALRNVLATDAAPGRTGLWMRHMARPVGDDLVAIYKAASKSLQRAGVRAAGYRLVTGAAPLMRESQPLPLERESRAAPLEPASRPSPLQGAAPPAPTPSGIGRWLGRALEAMPGPLLRDFLNGTSGPRLPARQLLDSSWDDWVAQELAQLEASEDEAPPLPVQDEQRHAHLPPLERPARVVGTGTALRPEDWGRYAAPRQRSIARSQARRQAREVGQVVGVEVVRQLVEEVARDRRLPAPVREAIVALEPALARMALHAPRFFGQQDHPARQLVEAVAERSLRFNDEWDDGFRGFLAPVRASFNALNGADAADGETLFSQSLQRLRADWSRADEAAVQRQDQVMQAVRFAEQRQAEAGRIAWDLSHRSDLDGAPALVQDFLFGPWALVLAHARLAAPAGQVDPGGYLAAITDLLWSVKPAATLKDPARAFELIPRVMLKLREGLLSVGHPDEETAQFFAGLEQLHRPVLKLRARLRKQALPPPIEPSPELAQRLAPAQPRKPAARADLWLAPREVRALGFEEAPGSVPLAADGAGPQRGEALVDAIAQGAWVDLFAKGRWRRARLVWAGSRRSLFMFASDGGEPHSMSRRSLLRLVQNGHLRLVDAHPVVQRALDALSTAQAQPLAA, from the coding sequence ATGGCCGCTTTCCCGCCCCTCGTCCGTTCCAGCATCGAAGAAGCCATCGCGCGTGCCCCCGCGCTGCTGGAGCGCGCGCTCGACCACGCAGCCGCCGCCCTGGAGGAAGCCGCCGAAAGCGGCGCCGTGTTCCAACGCCGTGACTGGCGCGACGCCGCCCAGGAACTGCGTACCGGCCGCAGCGCCTGGCTGCGCGATTTCGCCCCCCAACTGCGACAAGTGCTCCAGCAGGACCACGCCCCCCGCGGCCCGCGCATCCATCCTTCGACGCTGACGCTGGTCGACGACGACACGGTGCAGCAGAGCATCGAGAGCTCCCGCCTCGCGCAAGCCATCGCGGGGACCCTCGAGCAGCCGCTGGCCGAACTCGATGCGGTCATGAGCGCGGCGCTCGGACTCGAGGCCATCACGCCGGAAGCGAATCCGCTGCAGCCGGAGCGCTTCACGACGGCGTTGCGCAACGTGCTGGCGACCGATGCCGCGCCGGGCCGCACCGGCCTGTGGATGCGGCACATGGCGCGCCCGGTCGGCGACGACCTCGTGGCCATCTACAAGGCCGCTTCGAAATCCTTGCAACGCGCAGGCGTGCGCGCTGCGGGCTATCGCCTCGTCACGGGCGCGGCACCGCTGATGCGCGAGTCGCAGCCGCTGCCCCTCGAACGCGAGTCGAGGGCAGCACCCCTCGAACCCGCCTCCCGCCCCTCGCCTTTACAGGGTGCTGCGCCGCCTGCACCCACGCCGAGCGGCATCGGCCGCTGGCTCGGCCGCGCGCTCGAAGCCATGCCGGGGCCGCTGCTGCGCGACTTCCTCAACGGCACCTCGGGTCCGAGGCTGCCGGCACGCCAGCTGCTGGACTCCAGCTGGGATGACTGGGTAGCGCAGGAACTGGCGCAACTCGAGGCGAGCGAGGACGAAGCCCCGCCGCTGCCCGTCCAGGACGAGCAGCGTCACGCGCACCTTCCGCCCCTGGAGCGGCCCGCGCGTGTGGTGGGCACCGGCACGGCGCTGCGGCCGGAGGACTGGGGCCGCTACGCCGCGCCGCGCCAGCGCTCGATCGCACGTTCGCAGGCCAGGCGGCAGGCGCGCGAGGTGGGACAGGTCGTCGGCGTCGAGGTGGTGCGGCAACTCGTCGAGGAAGTCGCCCGCGACCGCCGGCTGCCGGCCCCGGTGCGCGAAGCCATCGTCGCGCTGGAGCCCGCGCTCGCGCGCATGGCGCTGCACGCGCCGCGCTTCTTCGGCCAGCAGGACCACCCGGCCCGCCAGCTGGTCGAGGCCGTCGCCGAGCGCAGCCTGCGCTTCAACGACGAATGGGACGACGGCTTCCGCGGGTTCCTGGCGCCGGTGCGGGCGTCCTTCAACGCGCTGAACGGCGCCGACGCGGCGGATGGCGAGACGCTGTTCTCGCAGTCGCTGCAGCGGTTGCGCGCCGACTGGTCCCGCGCGGACGAGGCGGCCGTGCAGCGCCAGGACCAGGTGATGCAGGCGGTGCGCTTCGCCGAGCAGCGCCAGGCCGAAGCCGGCCGCATCGCGTGGGACCTCAGCCACCGCAGCGACCTGGACGGCGCGCCGGCGCTGGTGCAGGACTTCCTGTTCGGTCCCTGGGCGCTGGTGCTCGCGCATGCGCGCCTCGCCGCGCCGGCGGGACAGGTCGATCCTGGCGGCTATCTGGCCGCGATCACGGACTTGTTGTGGAGCGTCAAGCCGGCCGCGACGCTGAAGGACCCCGCCCGTGCGTTCGAGCTGATCCCGCGCGTGATGCTCAAGTTGCGCGAGGGCCTGCTGTCGGTGGGCCATCCCGACGAGGAGACGGCGCAGTTCTTCGCCGGGCTGGAGCAGCTGCACCGGCCGGTGCTGAAGCTGCGTGCCCGCTTGCGCAAGCAGGCACTGCCGCCGCCCATCGAGCCGTCGCCCGAACTCGCGCAACGGCTGGCGCCCGCGCAGCCTCGCAAGCCGGCCGCACGCGCGGACCTCTGGCTGGCGCCGCGGGAAGTGCGCGCGCTCGGCTTCGAGGAAGCGCCCGGCAGCGTGCCCTTGGCCGCGGACGGCGCGGGCCCGCAGCGCGGCGAGGCGCTGGTCGACGCGATCGCCCAAGGCGCCTGGGTCGACCTGTTCGCCAAGGGCCGCTGGCGGCGCGCCCGCCTCGTGTGGGCCGGCTCGCGCCGGTCGCTCTTCATGTTCGCCAGCGATGGCGGCGAGCCGCATTCGATGAGCCGCCGCAGCCTGCTGCGGCTGGTGCAGAACGGCCACCTGCGCCTGGTCGACGCCCACCCGGTCGTGCAGCGCGCGCTCGATGCGCTGTCGACGGCGCAGGCGCAGCCACTCGCCGCCTGA
- a CDS encoding MFS transporter, whose translation MNGASSAQALGQRWGPRYRWYLLLSLMVGTMASIMSSTIVNVAIPDMSHHFGLGQERAQWVSSGFMVSSTVGMLVTPWVLARFGYRTTYVATMLLLMAGGIGGGVATAFWMVLGARVAEGLAAGIVQPIPAIVMLRAFEPSDQGRASGLFGMGVVLAPAIGPSIGGLLVDWFGWRSIFFMVVPFCIASIALAYIFVPTSAPGGGDAQRGSQLDWRGLVLAAGGTLCLLNGLVELHNASHAQAFLLLAAAVLALVAFIWWQRRAVATGREPLMNLALFGYRTYAMGSIVAFIYGTALFGSTYLLPVFMQLGLKLPASQAGTILFPAGLVLAFTIGGVGRLVRRVPTYVLVTIGLVLLALSFALMPTVGLATPLAVLVAWAIVGRIGLGFILPSLNLGAMRPLHKGLIPHGASAINFLRMLGGAAGVSLCAIVLEWRVAAHGDSFANPDTSPARLAAFHESFFLLAGLCALAVIAAWQLRDPPRPDSADE comes from the coding sequence GTGAACGGCGCCAGCAGTGCGCAGGCGCTGGGCCAGCGCTGGGGTCCGCGCTACCGCTGGTACCTGCTCCTGTCGCTGATGGTCGGCACGATGGCCTCGATCATGTCGTCGACCATCGTGAACGTCGCGATCCCCGACATGAGCCACCACTTCGGCCTGGGCCAGGAGCGCGCGCAGTGGGTCAGCAGCGGCTTCATGGTGTCGTCCACCGTCGGCATGCTGGTCACGCCCTGGGTGCTGGCCCGCTTCGGCTACCGGACGACGTATGTCGCGACGATGCTGCTGCTGATGGCCGGCGGCATCGGCGGCGGCGTCGCGACGGCGTTCTGGATGGTGCTGGGCGCGCGCGTGGCCGAGGGCCTCGCCGCCGGCATCGTGCAGCCGATTCCCGCGATCGTGATGCTGCGCGCCTTCGAGCCCAGCGACCAGGGCCGCGCGAGCGGCCTGTTCGGCATGGGCGTGGTGCTGGCGCCCGCGATCGGCCCCAGCATCGGCGGCCTGCTGGTCGACTGGTTCGGCTGGCGCTCGATCTTCTTCATGGTGGTGCCGTTCTGCATCGCCTCCATCGCGCTGGCCTACATCTTCGTGCCGACCAGCGCGCCGGGCGGCGGCGACGCCCAGCGCGGGTCGCAGCTGGACTGGCGCGGCCTGGTGCTGGCCGCCGGCGGCACGCTGTGCCTGCTGAACGGGCTCGTGGAACTGCACAACGCGTCGCACGCGCAGGCCTTCCTGCTGCTGGCAGCCGCGGTGCTGGCACTGGTCGCCTTCATCTGGTGGCAGCGCCGCGCGGTGGCCACCGGCCGCGAACCGCTGATGAACCTGGCGCTGTTCGGCTACCGGACCTACGCGATGGGCAGCATCGTGGCCTTCATCTACGGCACGGCCCTGTTCGGCTCGACCTACCTGCTGCCGGTGTTCATGCAGCTGGGCCTGAAGCTGCCGGCGTCGCAGGCCGGCACCATCCTGTTCCCCGCGGGCCTCGTGCTCGCGTTCACCATCGGCGGCGTCGGGCGTCTGGTGCGCCGCGTGCCGACCTACGTGCTGGTGACCATCGGGCTGGTGCTGCTGGCGCTGTCGTTCGCGCTGATGCCGACCGTGGGGCTGGCCACGCCGCTGGCCGTGCTGGTCGCGTGGGCCATCGTGGGCCGCATCGGGCTGGGCTTCATCCTGCCGTCGCTCAACCTCGGCGCCATGCGGCCGCTGCACAAGGGCCTGATCCCGCACGGGGCGAGCGCCATCAACTTCCTGCGCATGCTGGGCGGTGCGGCCGGCGTGAGCCTGTGCGCCATCGTGCTCGAGTGGCGCGTCGCGGCGCACGGCGACTCGTTCGCGAATCCGGACACCAGCCCGGCGCGCCTGGCGGCGTTCCACGAATCGTTCTTCCTGCTTGCGGGCTTGTGCGCGCTGGCCGTGATCGCGGCGTGGCAGTTGCGCGACCCGCCCCGGCCGGACAGCGCCGACGAATAA
- a CDS encoding glutathione S-transferase N-terminal domain-containing protein: MPDTLVLVSHALCPYVQRAAIVLREKGVPFERRWVDLADKPAWFTAISPLGKTPVLLVRDEPVFESAVICEYLDETLAPRLHPADALERAWHRGWMEFGSQVLNSVWAYYTAPDAAALQARREALLQRFAQLEAALDAQGPWFAGEAFGIVDAVFAPVFRYFDTFEAVGDTGWFDATPHVRAWSVALAQRASVREAVSPDYPQRLREFLLARGSELSRRMQA; encoded by the coding sequence GTGCCTGACACGCTGGTGCTGGTCAGCCACGCGCTTTGCCCCTATGTGCAGCGCGCGGCGATCGTCCTGCGCGAGAAAGGCGTGCCGTTCGAGCGGCGCTGGGTGGACCTGGCCGACAAGCCGGCCTGGTTCACCGCCATCTCGCCGCTGGGCAAGACGCCGGTGCTGCTGGTCCGCGACGAACCGGTGTTCGAGTCGGCCGTGATCTGCGAGTACCTGGACGAGACGCTTGCGCCGCGGCTGCATCCCGCGGATGCCCTGGAACGCGCGTGGCATCGCGGCTGGATGGAGTTCGGCTCGCAGGTGCTGAACTCGGTCTGGGCGTACTACACGGCGCCCGATGCGGCGGCGTTGCAGGCGCGGCGTGAGGCGCTGCTCCAACGCTTCGCGCAACTCGAAGCGGCGCTCGATGCGCAAGGACCGTGGTTCGCGGGTGAAGCCTTCGGCATCGTCGACGCGGTGTTCGCACCCGTGTTCCGCTACTTCGACACGTTCGAAGCCGTCGGCGACACCGGCTGGTTCGACGCCACGCCTCACGTGCGTGCCTGGAGCGTCGCCCTCGCGCAGCGCGCGTCCGTGCGCGAAGCGGTGTCGCCCGACTACCCGCAGCGACTACGCGAGTTCCTGCTCGCGCGCGGCAGCGAGCTGTCGCGCCGCATGCAGGCCTGA
- a CDS encoding LysR family transcriptional regulator: MKASIARTQYQPTAADLQVVLALVRGGTLAEAAARSGSDPSTVFRALQRIERELGHRLFERTRQGYLATDTALEVARHAERIEAELEAARAAATGAAGTVTGRVRLTTTDSVLRGLVLPTLPALVREHPLLQLEVQANNALLNLTKRDADVALRATPRPPEHLVGRDLGQIRFVVAGLRGSRTQRALEAQDWIAPDEAMPEHPSVRWRKRAYPKLAPRVLADGIVGVVDAIRSGAGIGVVPQFMLEVEPQLKALTDPLEGCESTLWLLAHPESRHLRRIAAVYQHLADTIRLPGR; encoded by the coding sequence ATGAAAGCATCGATTGCGCGCACGCAATACCAACCGACAGCCGCCGACCTGCAGGTGGTGCTGGCCCTCGTGCGCGGCGGCACGCTGGCGGAAGCCGCGGCGCGCAGCGGCAGCGACCCGTCCACGGTGTTCCGCGCGCTGCAGCGCATCGAGCGCGAGCTGGGCCACCGCCTGTTCGAGCGCACCCGCCAGGGCTACCTGGCCACGGACACGGCGCTGGAGGTCGCACGCCACGCCGAGCGCATCGAGGCCGAACTCGAAGCCGCGCGCGCCGCGGCGACCGGTGCCGCGGGCACGGTCACCGGTCGCGTGCGCCTGACGACGACCGACTCGGTGCTGCGCGGCCTGGTGCTGCCGACCTTGCCGGCGCTGGTGCGCGAACATCCGCTGCTGCAGCTGGAAGTGCAGGCGAACAACGCCCTGCTGAACCTGACCAAGCGCGATGCCGACGTGGCGCTGCGGGCGACCCCGCGCCCGCCCGAGCACCTGGTCGGCCGCGATCTGGGGCAGATCCGCTTCGTCGTCGCCGGCCTGCGCGGCTCGCGCACGCAGCGCGCGCTGGAGGCGCAGGACTGGATCGCGCCGGACGAAGCGATGCCCGAGCATCCGAGCGTGCGCTGGCGCAAGCGTGCGTATCCGAAGCTGGCGCCGCGCGTGCTGGCCGACGGCATCGTGGGAGTCGTCGACGCGATTCGAAGCGGCGCGGGGATCGGCGTCGTGCCGCAGTTCATGCTCGAGGTGGAACCGCAGTTGAAGGCGCTGACCGATCCGCTCGAAGGCTGCGAGTCCACGCTGTGGCTGCTCGCGCATCCGGAGTCGCGCCACTTGCGCCGCATCGCCGCCGTGTACCAGCACCTGGCCGACACCATCCGCCTGCCCGGGCGCTAG
- the gstA gene encoding glutathione transferase GstA has translation MKLYFSPAYCSLAVHIALRESDLPFTLAKVDTEAARVADGGDFRAVNPRGYVPVLELEDGSRHTEVAALLQHVADSAPASGLIPAFGSRERFEVLQWLTFISSELHKAFSPWLFHKETADSTRKAVQARIALRLGDLDSRLAGREWLVGDRFSVADAYAFTIARWAPMIGMSLKAYPNVQAYLQRVEARPAVHEALVAEGLVRA, from the coding sequence ATGAAGCTCTATTTCTCGCCCGCCTACTGCTCGCTGGCCGTCCACATCGCGCTGCGCGAATCGGACCTGCCGTTCACGCTGGCCAAGGTCGACACCGAAGCCGCCCGCGTCGCCGACGGCGGTGACTTCCGCGCCGTGAATCCGCGCGGCTACGTGCCCGTGCTCGAACTCGAGGACGGCAGCCGCCACACCGAAGTCGCCGCGCTGCTGCAGCACGTCGCCGACAGCGCGCCCGCCAGCGGCCTGATTCCCGCCTTCGGCAGCCGCGAGCGCTTCGAGGTGCTGCAGTGGCTCACGTTCATCTCCAGCGAACTGCACAAGGCCTTCAGCCCCTGGCTGTTCCACAAGGAGACCGCCGACTCCACGCGCAAGGCGGTGCAGGCCAGGATCGCGCTGCGCCTGGGCGACCTGGACTCGCGCCTGGCCGGTCGCGAGTGGCTCGTGGGCGATCGCTTCAGCGTCGCGGACGCCTACGCGTTCACCATCGCCCGCTGGGCGCCGATGATCGGCATGTCGCTCAAGGCCTACCCGAACGTGCAGGCGTACCTGCAGCGCGTCGAGGCGCGGCCGGCCGTGCACGAGGCGCTCGTCGCCGAAGGACTGGTCCGTGCCTGA
- the gshB gene encoding glutathione synthase, whose amino-acid sequence MTGRTLLFVADPLEVFKISKDTTFSMMREAQRRGHRIAACEPRHLAWRSGGRVHAEVRDIRLTGGEGKAWFEVTGTRRVDLRAFDAVLMRKDPPFDSEYFYATHLLEQAEREGARVFNSPRALRDHPEKLAIMEFPQFTSPTLVTRDPEEVRRFHAEHREIILKPLDGMGGMGIFRVGPDGLNLGSITETLNRNGTTTLMVQKFVPEIAQGDKRVLVIGGKPVPFSLARIPQGSEIRGNLAAGGKGVAQPLSARDREIAEALGPVLAARGLLLVGLDVIGDFLTEINVTSPTCFQEITQQAGFDVPAMFVDALEAALR is encoded by the coding sequence ATGACCGGCCGCACGCTGCTGTTCGTCGCCGACCCGCTGGAGGTCTTCAAGATCTCCAAGGACACCACCTTCTCGATGATGCGCGAGGCGCAGCGCCGCGGGCATCGCATTGCCGCTTGCGAGCCGCGCCACCTCGCCTGGCGATCCGGTGGCCGGGTGCACGCCGAGGTGCGCGACATCCGCCTGACCGGCGGCGAGGGCAAGGCCTGGTTCGAGGTGACCGGCACGCGCCGCGTCGACCTGCGCGCCTTCGACGCCGTGCTGATGCGCAAGGACCCGCCGTTCGACAGCGAGTACTTCTACGCGACGCACCTGCTGGAGCAGGCCGAGCGTGAAGGCGCGCGCGTCTTCAACAGCCCGCGCGCGCTGCGCGACCACCCGGAGAAGCTCGCGATCATGGAGTTCCCGCAGTTCACCAGCCCCACCCTGGTGACGCGCGACCCCGAGGAGGTGCGGCGCTTCCACGCCGAGCATCGCGAGATCATCCTCAAGCCCCTCGACGGCATGGGCGGCATGGGCATCTTCCGCGTCGGTCCCGACGGCCTGAACCTCGGCTCCATCACCGAAACGCTGAACCGCAACGGCACGACGACACTGATGGTGCAGAAGTTCGTGCCCGAGATCGCGCAGGGCGACAAGCGCGTGCTCGTGATCGGCGGCAAGCCGGTGCCCTTCAGCCTGGCTCGCATCCCGCAGGGCAGCGAGATCCGCGGCAACCTGGCGGCCGGCGGCAAGGGTGTGGCGCAGCCGCTGTCGGCGCGCGACCGCGAGATTGCCGAAGCGCTCGGCCCGGTGCTCGCGGCGCGCGGGCTGCTGCTCGTCGGCCTGGACGTGATCGGCGACTTCCTCACCGAGATCAACGTCACCAGCCCGACCTGCTTCCAGGAGATCACGCAGCAGGCCGGCTTCGACGTGCCCGCGATGTTCGTCGACGCGCTTGAAGCGGCGCTGCGCTGA
- a CDS encoding class II glutamine amidotransferase, which produces MCQLLGMNCNTPTDVTFSFSGFAQRGGRTDHHADGWGIAFFEGRGLRHFVDHQPASQSPVAELIRRYPIQSRNVVAHIRKATQGEISLENCHPFVRELWGRYWVFAHNGDLKDYQPRLHAAFRPVGSTDSERAFCWLMQELQKSHAGVPSVRELTLTLRELAPQIAKHGPFNFLLSNGEALWAHCATNLFYVERKHPFAHATLADEDLSVNFAQHTTPQDRVAVVVTAPLTTDEAWTQMQPGELRVFVDGAML; this is translated from the coding sequence ATGTGCCAACTGCTCGGGATGAACTGCAACACGCCCACGGACGTGACGTTCAGCTTCTCAGGGTTCGCGCAGCGCGGTGGCCGCACCGACCACCACGCCGACGGCTGGGGCATCGCCTTCTTCGAGGGCCGCGGGCTGCGCCACTTCGTCGACCACCAGCCGGCGTCGCAGTCGCCCGTGGCCGAACTGATCCGCCGCTATCCCATCCAGAGCCGCAACGTCGTCGCGCACATCCGCAAGGCGACCCAGGGCGAGATCTCGCTGGAGAACTGCCACCCGTTCGTGCGGGAACTGTGGGGGCGCTACTGGGTGTTCGCGCACAACGGCGACCTGAAGGACTACCAGCCGCGGCTGCACGCCGCCTTCCGCCCGGTCGGCAGCACCGACAGCGAACGCGCGTTCTGCTGGCTGATGCAGGAACTGCAGAAGTCGCATGCGGGCGTGCCGAGCGTTCGTGAACTGACGCTCACCCTGCGCGAGCTGGCACCCCAGATCGCGAAGCACGGCCCGTTCAACTTCCTGCTGTCCAACGGCGAGGCGCTGTGGGCGCACTGCGCGACCAACCTGTTCTACGTCGAGCGCAAGCATCCGTTCGCGCATGCGACGCTGGCGGACGAGGACCTGTCGGTCAACTTCGCGCAGCACACCACGCCGCAGGACCGGGTGGCCGTGGTGGTGACGGCGCCGCTGACGACCGACGAGGCGTGGACGCAGATGCAGCCGGGGGAGCTGCGCGTGTTCGTCGACGGCGCGATGCTCTAG
- the ltnD gene encoding L-threonate dehydrogenase: protein MQKVGLIGLGAMGRGMAQSLRRGGYAVHVHDVRPDAVQAFAAEGGTACSSPADVAKACDIVISVVVNAAQTEEVLFGANGAAAAMRPGSLFVMCSTVDPNWSVALEQRLEAMGLLYLDAPISGGAAKAASGQMTMMTAGRPQAYEKAGDVLKAMAANVYKLGDRAGNGSKVKIINQLLAGVHIAAAAEAMALGLREGVDAAALYEVITHSAGNSWMFENRMAHVLAGDYTPLSAVDIFVKDLGLVLDTARAAKFPLPLSAAAHQMFLQASAAGHGREDDSAVIKIFPGIELPKKAS, encoded by the coding sequence ATGCAGAAGGTCGGCTTGATCGGACTCGGCGCCATGGGCCGCGGCATGGCGCAGTCGCTGCGCCGCGGCGGCTACGCGGTGCACGTGCACGACGTACGCCCCGACGCGGTGCAGGCATTCGCCGCCGAAGGTGGCACTGCGTGCAGCTCGCCCGCCGACGTCGCGAAGGCGTGCGACATCGTCATCAGCGTCGTCGTCAACGCCGCACAGACGGAGGAGGTGCTGTTCGGCGCGAACGGCGCGGCGGCCGCGATGCGCCCGGGCAGCCTGTTCGTCATGTGTTCCACGGTCGACCCGAACTGGTCGGTGGCGCTCGAGCAGCGGCTGGAGGCGATGGGGCTGCTGTATCTCGATGCACCGATCTCCGGTGGCGCCGCGAAGGCGGCCAGTGGCCAGATGACGATGATGACAGCGGGCCGGCCGCAGGCCTACGAGAAGGCCGGTGACGTCCTGAAGGCGATGGCCGCCAATGTCTACAAGCTGGGCGATCGCGCCGGCAACGGCAGCAAGGTCAAGATCATCAACCAGCTGCTCGCCGGCGTGCACATCGCCGCCGCGGCGGAAGCGATGGCGCTGGGCCTGCGCGAGGGCGTCGATGCCGCCGCGCTGTACGAAGTGATCACGCACAGCGCGGGCAACAGCTGGATGTTCGAGAACCGCATGGCCCACGTGTTGGCCGGCGACTACACGCCGCTGTCGGCGGTCGACATCTTCGTGAAGGACCTGGGGCTCGTGCTGGACACGGCGCGCGCGGCGAAATTCCCGCTGCCGCTGTCGGCCGCCGCGCACCAGATGTTCCTGCAGGCTTCGGCGGCTGGCCATGGCCGCGAGGACGACAGCGCCGTGATCAAGATCTTCCCCGGCATCGAGCTGCCGAAGAAGGCTTCCTAG
- a CDS encoding DoxX family protein produces MTSSCPPSVPAAGTVLRVALGAMWISHALLKVLVFTLPGASKFFISVGLPGVLVYPVVAAEILGGVAILAGFYGRQVSLLLSPILAVAAWVHFPNGWVFTAPNGGWEYPVFLLAASLAHWLLGDGAFAARRSAVLVPA; encoded by the coding sequence ATGACCTCCTCTTGCCCTCCCTCCGTGCCGGCCGCCGGCACCGTGCTGCGCGTCGCGCTCGGCGCGATGTGGATCAGCCACGCCCTGCTCAAGGTGCTGGTGTTCACGCTGCCGGGCGCCTCCAAGTTCTTCATCTCCGTCGGCCTGCCCGGCGTGCTCGTGTACCCGGTCGTCGCCGCCGAAATCCTCGGCGGCGTCGCGATCCTCGCCGGCTTCTACGGCCGCCAGGTCTCGCTGCTGCTGTCGCCCATCCTCGCCGTCGCCGCGTGGGTGCACTTCCCCAACGGCTGGGTGTTCACCGCGCCCAACGGCGGATGGGAGTACCCGGTGTTCCTGCTCGCCGCATCGCTGGCGCACTGGCTGCTCGGCGACGGCGCGTTCGCCGCACGCCGCAGCGCTGTCCTCGTTCCCGCCTGA